Genomic segment of Canis aureus isolate CA01 chromosome 16, VMU_Caureus_v.1.0, whole genome shotgun sequence:
ccacctaggcacccccggCTCCCCCAATTAAATGTATCATATGAGCAAGCACATGGATCTGCAATGTAATCCAACTTCAAGTTCCCAGCATCATCTTCCAGATGAATTTAGGAGCTACATCTTTGCCTTCCAGTGAGATGCCCACCCCTGGGAACAAACCCATTTCTACCCTTGCCAGGTCACATCATCTCCAAAGTGGCTTCCTCACTGTTAAAACGCAGATAGTAACTCCCATCTCAGAGGGCTGTTCAACGAGATGGTGGGCATGTAGGCCTGTGGCACATGGGGGTGCACAATTCAACGAGCTActtccttccccttctgtctaaactccctggccctcctggcctgCACTCTAACTCCTGTGGGATAGGCCTGTGTAGACACTCAGCTGAGGCCCCCCATCTcctatacacatgtacacatgctaCAGAGACACCCCCTGACCCCCATCTGAGCCCTAAGTTCTAAGCCCGTTTTCCCACTAACTGTGACTTCGGACAAGTCCCCAGTCTCTGCCCTTTTCTAAGCCTCTGTTTGACTCCACAAAACACATCTGTACAAAAAGGGGCTGGAGTCTAAGCTCCACGGAGGTGCCTTCCACACCCACTCTGCCCAAGTCCCCATCAGTGATCAACACCACGGCgtgaagaagagagaaggagcaaaTAAGAGCCGGAATAACTTAAAACTTTATTATGGGTGAAGAGTACTAGCTTGGAGGACTCAAGCCTAAAGACTACTACTTCCCAAGGTTATTGAACTAGATAAGAAAAGGGAGGGATGCTGGAGCCTTCGCTGGGGCCAGTGCAGGGCTGGGGCTCAAGACCAGTGCACTGATGGACTCTGTCCGTTGAGTCCCAGGCAAGTCTGGGGAGAATACGGAGGGGGCCCAAGACTATGACCCAATctagggaggagcagggagaggccCAGGTCAGGTCCACCTCACCACCATGACAGGAATATAGGCACTGTGGGAAGTGCTCGTGAATCCACCAGGACCAAGAAAGAGggctcttcctttcttccatgaaAGGGGGCATCCCATGACACAGAGAAGGGGGCCCAGGCTCaatctacacccaacctgggaaTGGCTGAAACCCAGATAAAGAGCAAGCAGGAACCAGGTGGGGCAGGGTGGAGCAGGCGACGTCAGGGCCTGAgctcttccttccatttttgcAGCTTCTCATCCATGGCCTGCAGTGTGGACTCATCCTGTGCGGACACAGATGGGTCctacccctctccccacaccACCAACAGGCTGCAGGGGTCTGGAGGAGGCCCGCCCTCCCCTCGGACACCCCGTCCTTTACCTTCACAAAACAGAAGCGGATATAGTGGTCAAAGTGCTTCTGATGTGGCCTGCTGTAGAAGATGGAAGTTGGAATGGCCGCCAAGCCCTGGGGAGGAAGAAGTGCACGTCTCAACACAGCCCCACAGCATGGCAGACCTTGGCTGGTGGGGGGCAGACAGAGGGCTTCCCacgaggggctgggggaggggaagttaGCTTCCATGCAGCACCTCCCAGGGCTGGGCCAAGTCAGGGGAAAAGAATGGCAGAGCTTGGTTCCCAGGCCCTCCCTGTGtacagaggggaggtggagggacgcctgggtggctcagtggttgagcagctgcctttggctcagatcatgctcctggggtcctaggatggagtcctgcatcgggttccctgcagggagcctgcttcttcctctgcctctctcatgaataaataaataaaatctttaaaaaaaacaacaacagaggtGAGGTGGAGGCTGCGAGCAGGGAGTGCCACCTGGCAGGTCAGGGCACAGGCCAAGAAGAATAAGCCTTAAGGTCAGAGCTCAGAGCTGCACGAGCTCAGGCTGAATGCATCAACTCCGCACCCGAGAGCGCAGGGATTCCTACCAGCCTGCCCCAGCAGCTTTTGGCAAATTCCAGACAGACTCCCCATTCCTTGACAGAGATGCACCCCTGTTCCAGGGCTGATGGCAGACGCTGGGCTGCATTTGTGCCCAGCCTGTTAAAAAACACACAGGGGCCCCGGCAGAGCCTGGCCCACCTTGTTCTTGATCATCCACTTGACGAAGCGTCTGTCGTAAGGCTCATCCTTGTCACCAGGCAAGTCAGGCATCTTCTTCTCTGGGGACAGAAGCCACGCTGAGCCCTGGGTggcctccagcccccaccccatccccggcCCAGCCTGGTCAGTTCTGCTCACTGAAGTCTGAGATGTCTGCGATGAAGAAGTAGCTGCCCTGGGGGATCACAGGCTTCAGGCCTACAGACTGCAGGCTTCGTATCATGTGGTCCCGACAGCGCTGCATGGCTTGTGGGAACTGCACAAAGTAGCTGCTGGGTTGGCCAAAGTGCAGCTGCTCATGTTGGAAGCTCTGGGCTACTGCAGCCTGGGGGGGTTGGAGAGGGTGCACAAACAGGTTGGGGGGGATGATCTGACCCCGGGGCTCTGTTATTGCCTCTCCCCCCACAGTGGGGTCCCCTGCCTCTCCTCACCTGGCCCTGCGTGGGGCAGTGATAGATAGAGTTCTGGTGCACGGTGCGCAGGTGCTTCACGAGGCTATCTGGGCCCAGGACCCAGCCCACCTGGACCAGGAACACAGGGAGGGGGTGAGGCCCTTCAGGACCTGGCCATACTCCTTCTTAATTCTTGGCGCAGCCTTGCCTGCCCAGGATCGTGGGGGGAGGTGGTACCCCAACCCTCATCTACTCACCTTCCAGCCAGTGGCGCTAAAACTCTTCCCAGCGCTGCCAATGGTCAGGGTGCGTTCCCACATGCCAGGGAGGCTGGCTGCCCAAGGCCAAAGAGAGTAGTGACTGAGACGGAagtgaggagcaggggaggggtagtAGCTGGGCCCCGGTGGGCACTCGGGCTCTTAACCCTCTAGACCGGGCTCTGTGCTAAGCTATTTACAGGGCTTATTTTGGCTCATCATCATGAGAACCCTGGGAGCAGTGCCATTGTGTTCTCCGGCTCTCAGAGAGGTAAAGCCGCTGCCCCAGGTCACACGCATGACCTGTGTGGCTCTAGATCCAATCATGGGGCCTGCACTGACTCCCAGATTGGGCTCAAGGCCCCACTACAAATATCCAGGGGAATGGAGGCCCCCAGGCTGGCGTGGCTCACCAATGCTGGTGTGCTGGTAACCATCGTAGACCAGCCACTGGTAGACCTCATCGGTGATGCATATCACGTCGTGCTGCTGGCACAGGTTGGCCACCAGCTCCAACTCTGCCTTGGAGAACACCTGTGGGGCCCACCCCCAAACAGAGAGGCCTTCTCAGAGAGATGAACAGATATCATTCCTTG
This window contains:
- the KYAT1 gene encoding kynurenine--oxoglutarate transaminase 1 isoform X5, producing MASEYDAVNLGQGFPDFPPPDFALQAFQLALSSDFMLNQYTKAFGYPPLTKILASFFGKLLGQEIDPLKNVLVTVGAYGALFTAFQALVDEGDEVIIIEPFFDCYEPMTLMAGGHPVFVTLKPSPTQDGELDSASNWQLDPTELASKFTSRTKALILNTPNNPVGKVFSKAELELVANLCQQHDVICITDEVYQWLVYDGYQHTSIASLPGMWERTLTIGSAGKSFSATGWKVGWVLGPDSLVKHLRTVHQNSIYHCPTQGQAAVAQSFQHEQLHFGQPSSYFVQFPQAMQRCRDHMIRSLQSVGLKPVIPQGSYFFIADISDFKKKMPDLPGDKDEPYDRRFVKWMIKNKGLAAIPTSIFYSRPHQKHFDHYIRFCFVKDESTLQAMDEKLQKWKEELRP
- the KYAT1 gene encoding kynurenine--oxoglutarate transaminase 1 isoform X4; protein product: MATRLQARRLDGIDHNPWVECTKMASEYDAVNLGQGFPDFPPPDFALQAFQLALSSDFMLNQYTKAFGYPPLTKILASFFGKLLGQEIDPLKNVLVTVGAYGALFTAFQALVDEGDEVIIIEPFFDCYEPMTLMAGGHPVFVTLKPSPTQDGELDSASNWQLDPTELASKFTSRTKALILNTPNNPVGKVFSKAELELVANLCQQHDVICITDEVYQWLVYDGYQHTSIASLPGMWERTLTIGSAGKSFSATGWKVGWVLGPDSLVKHLRTVHQNSIYHCPTQGQAAVAQSFQHEQLHFGQPSSYFVQFPQAMQRCRDHMIRSLQSVGLKPVIPQGSYFFIADISDFKKKMPDLPGDKDEPYDRRFVKWMIKNKGLAAIPTSIFYSRPHQKHFDHYIRFCFVKDESTLQAMDEKLQKWKEELRP
- the KYAT1 gene encoding kynurenine--oxoglutarate transaminase 1 isoform X3, with the protein product MFRNVAAISLHLIGPLQRKKAGTSLTRCLHQTLTMATRLQARRLDGIDHNPWVECTKMASEYDAVNLGQGFPDFPPPDFALQAFQLALSSDFMLNQYTKAFGYPPLTKILASFFGKLLGQEIDPLKNVLVTVGAYGALFTAFQALVDEGDEVIIIEPFFDCYEPMTLMAGGHPVFVTLKPSPTQDGELDSASNWQLDPTELASKFTSRTKALILNTPNNPVGKVFSKAELELVANLCQQHDVICITDEVYQWLVYDGYQHTSIASLPGMWERTLTIGSAGKSFSATGWKVGWVLGPDSLVKHLRTVHQNSIYHCPTQGQAAVAQSFQHEQLHFGQPSSYFVQFPQAMQRCRDHMIRSLQSVGLKPVIPQGSYFFIADISDFKKKMPDLPGDKDEPYDRRFVKWMIKNKGLAAIPTSIFYSRPHQKHFDHYIRFCFVKDESTLQAMDEKLQKWKEELRP